The following are encoded in a window of Amblyraja radiata isolate CabotCenter1 chromosome 7, sAmbRad1.1.pri, whole genome shotgun sequence genomic DNA:
- the LOC116974965 gene encoding gamma-crystallin S-1-like, with the protein MGKVIFYEDRNFQGRHHECSTDCADLSPYFSRCNSIRVDSDWWVAYEKPNYMGYQYVLNRGEYPDYQRWMGFNDNIRSCRSYPHQRGGNYRMKIYERPEFGGQTMEFMDDCPSVYDRFRNRDIHSCQVMDGHWIFYEQPNYKGRQYFMKPGEYRKYNDWGGYNSTIGSFRRMRDF; encoded by the exons ATGGGAAAG GTCATTTTCTACGAGGACAGGAACTTCCAGGGTCGGCACCATGAGTGCAGCACCGACTGTGCCGACCTGTCCCCTTACTTCAGCCGCTGTAACTCCATCCGTGTGGACAGTGACTGGTGGGTGGCGTACGAGAAACCCAACTACATGGGGTACCAGTATGTCCTGAACAGGGGGGAGTATCCTGACTACCAGCGCTGGATGGGATTCAACGACAACATCAGGTCCTGTCGCAGCTACCCACAT CAACGAGGTGGAAACTACAGGATGAAGATTTACGAGAGGCCTGAATTTGGAGGACAGACGATGGAATTCATGGATGACTGTCCCTCCGTCTACGATCGTTTCCGTAACCGTGACATTCACTCCTGCCAAGTGATGGATGGTCACTGGATCTTCTATGAACAGCCCAACTACAAAGGCCGACAGTACTTCATGAAACCCGGGGAGTACAGGAAATACAATGACTGGGGCGGATACAACTCCACCATTGGGTCTTTCAGGCGCATGAGGGACTTCTAA